The Starkeya sp. ORNL1 DNA window CCATCAGGGATGTCGTACAAGGCGCACTCGCCGCGCATGGCGGCGACGGTGCACGATTCTCCATCTCGGGACCTGACGTAGATCTCTCGGCGCGTTGCGGGCTGGGTCTAATGCTAGCCCTGCATGAACTCGCCACCAACGCCGCCAAGTACGGCGCGCTGTCGAACAGTGTCGGTCGTATCCACGTATGGTGGGAAGTCGACGCCTCTACCCCTGCCCCTGAATTCAGCCTGGTCTGGGCAGAAAGCGGAGGTCCGCCGGTTGTGGAGCCTGATCGGAAGGGCTTTGGCTCGACGATTATCGAGCGTTTCCTCGCCAGCTATTTTCGAGGAACAGCTCTGCTAAGTTTTGCAGCGACAGGCGCAATTCTCAAACTTCAAGCTCCGCTCGACGCGCTCGTGAACGAGGATTGAGACACAGATTTGAATCTCAGGGCGGTGCGGGCCACTCTCCGCCGCGGCAAGCCACTCTGCCTGTTCATTTGGACTCATCGCGGTACTGCGCCAAAGCCTGTGGTCACGCGCGAGCCGGCGTCGTGCGGGTCGTAGGGGCACATGATCGGCTCATCGACCGCCGGTTCGATCGTCGACGTCATGTCCGCTTCAAACCGCAACGGCTTACGGCAGACTGAGCAGACCAGAATTTCCAAGACAAAGCTCCGCGCCGGGTAAACCGCCTTCGATGAATCGCTCCTTTTCATAAGGTATGAATTCTCTTTTGATAAGCAAAGACACATCATTTGTTGGTGTGGAGATCCGTGAGGAGATTAAGAAGTCAACGGTATGACTAAACCGCGCTCATCCTTTGGTATTTGAACTATTGGAGAGTAGGTATGACGAGTTTGTTCACGGAGCCACCGCGGGCCAACCCGGATCCACGCAAGCGCACCACACTCGACGAGGTAACCGAGCTGGTAAAGCGTGAAGAGCAGACCCGCCTTTCCGAACACACAAATAAGACCGCTCAGCTTCGTGAGGCGCGTCTAGGCTTAACTAGAAACAAGACCGGCGAATGACGGAACGGTAGTTTGTGGTGGGCGTTGAGGCTCCGATCAAGGAGCTGTGTCATGCCGAAGTACACGTTCGAAATGCTCGGAGAGACAACGCCGCAGCATTTGTTCCTCACGGACGACAATGCGGCCTGGTCCGAACTTGTAACACTCTGCGGTGAGATTCTGCGTGACGTCGACGGCAAGCTGCCACCCAAGGCCCAGTTGGAGATGCGGCTCTCAAACGAGGGCGGGAAGGAACTCGCCACCTTGCGAATTGACGCTGATCGGCACACGGAGAACCCGACTTAGGTGCAGCTAAGGCACCGCACATGGACCCGGACCTAGAAACCCTCGATCGCAAGCATGAGTGAGTGATCCGAATAAGGCTTCACGAGGAACCGTCCGCGCGAGGGAAGCTTGCATTCCTGGCCGGTGTATCGGCCAGAAGTGACGATTAACTCGATTGGTGGCCACCGCTCTCGAACGGCATACGCAAGCCTAAGGCCGTCAATCGAGCCTGGCATGTTGACGTCGGTGAAAACGATGTTGATGTCGCTTCGAGATTCAAGGATTTCGAGCGCTACATCAGCGTTCGCCGCCTCCAGCACCTCGTATCCCGCGTCTTCGAGCATGATGACGGCGCACAGGCGCACGATCGGCTCATCCTCGACGACGAGGACGACGCTTCGCGAAGATGGGTTGACGTCGGACACTGAATTTCGCGGATCGAGAAGACACTCGCGTTTATGCGCGGCGCAACAACTCTTTTGTCTAGAATCGGTTCCAATCTAAATCGGTTATTGCGCGCGAGCCTCCCTGCCGCCGCTTCCGGGGCGTAACCAGCGGCTGGGCGATGTGACTCGGCAGAGTGGCGTTAGGTCGCTCTGGGGAGTCGCGAGCACTTTCGCCTGCCCCGCCCGCTCCTACTTGGGCGTCCTTCGTCGTTCGCTGTGCCCAACCTACCGAGCGCGGCAGTCACTTTCATGATTGCCAGAGACCTCTACCGTTTTTGACTGGCGACAAAGGTCGCAAGATAGCCCCTTCCGAGCCTGCGTCGCGTCACGCGCCAAAGTCAGTTCCCGGCGGCATCGGCGAAGGAGCCGCGAGTTGTGTGATGGAATCACCCGGCCAAATGTCCTTGGAGACAGTTTCCGCACGCCTAGTCGACAATCCGCAGCGATCCCGTCGTAAGCATCTCGCCGATCTTCGCGGAAAGCGTCTCTATCGCAAATGGCTTCGTAATCATCGCCATGTTGGTGCCGAGGAAGCCTGAGCGAATCGCAGCATTTTCCGCGTACCCCGTCAGAAACAGAATCGGCAATGCCGGTCGTTGCTGGCGTGCGACCTCGGCAAGCTGCCGCCCGTTCATTCCCGGAAGGCCGACGTCGGAAATCATGAGGTCGATCTGCTCCGGGGAGGCCAAAATGCGAATGGCAGCCTGAGCTTCCGGAGCTTCTATCGGCGTATAGCCCAGTTCTTGCAGGATTTCGCGCACCAGCATTCGAACGGCCTCATCGTCCTCGACGACAAGGACCCTCTGTCCGCTTCCGCCATGTGTGGCAAGCACCGCATCGGCGTCACCTGTCGCCTGAGAATCAGCCACAGGTAGATAGAGCTCCACAGAGGTTCCGGCGCCGGGCTGGCTCTTGATCTGGACCTGGCCGTTGCTCTGCCTGGCAAAGCCATAGACCATCGACAGGCCGAGGCCAGTGCCATGGCCTACCGGCTTTGTGGTGAAAAACGGCTCGAAGACTTTGGTGAGGAGATCGGCCGACATGCCGACTCCGGTGTCGGAAACCGCGATGACGATGTAGCTGCCTGCCTTCATATCGGGAGTGGCGACGACGTCCGCTGCACCAAGTTCCGCGAGCCTGGTTCTGACCGTCAGGTCACCGCCGTCCGGCATCGCGTCCCGTGCATTGATCGCGAGGTTGAGGATCGCGCTTTCCAGTTGGTTGCCATCAACAACCGCAAACGGCAGGTCGTGATCGAGCTCGACACGTAGGCGGATCGATTCGCCTGTCGTTCGACTGAGCAAATCCTCAAGCGACCCAACTAGCACGTTCACATTGGTCGGCTTGGAATCGAGCGATTGCCGCCGCGAAAACGCCAAGAGCCGCTGCGTCAGTGCCGCGGCCCGAAGTGCCGAAACCGAGGCCGCGTCCATGAAGCGGCTGAGATCCGTGAACCGGCCGGCGGCGACGCGCCGCTTCACGATATCGATCGATCCGATCACTCCTGTGAGCATATTGTTAAAGTCGTGCGCTATGCCTCCCGTGAGTTGGCCGACTGCCTCCATCTTCTGTGATTGCCGCAGCGCATCCTCGGCGAGTAGTAGCGCTTGTTCGGCCTCTCGCTCCGCGGTGATATCGCGCCCCACTGCCTGAAGTAGATCTTCGGAAGCAACGGCACTCCATTCGATCCAGCGGGCACCGGCATCGCGAGCGCACAACTGGAGGACGAAGGGCTCGGGCGGCGTGCCATCGCCCAAGGCTCGCAGTATGCGGCGGAGTTCAGCCTGCTGTGCTGGCACCACGAAGTCGGCAAGATTAGCGCCGACAAGTTCGCATTCCGTCCAGCCGAGGATGCGGGTCCAAGCGGGATTGGTGGCATTTATGGTGCCGTCGAGCTGGAGAACGCCCATGAGGTCGGTGGACAGCCGCCACATGCGGTCGCGATCCGCGGTCCGTTCGGCGACGCGAAGCTCCAGCGTCAAATTGAGGCCGCGTAGTTCCGCCTCGGCTGCCTTGCGTTCATTCGCGTCGCGGAAAATCGCGGTCACGAAGGTGCGGGAATCGCTGCGCCAACGCGAGGCGGTTACTTCGAGATAGGTGGCCGAACCATCCTTGCATCGCGCGATCACTTCGATCGGCCGGGTCAGGACATCCCCCTTGAGGAGGCCATGCCATATCTCGCTCCATTCATCCTGGTCTTCCAATATGGGCGACAGTGCGCGGCCGACGAGTTCCTCTGGCGAGTAGCCAAATTGCTGCGCCGCGGCCGGATTGGCGAGTTGGATTATCCCCTCGGCATCTAGGGTCAATATGGCATCAAGCGCGCTGTTGACAACGGCGCGGTAGCGGGCGTCCTGGCGCGCACGCAATACACGCTCGCGATGGACACTAGCCGTCACGTCGACGATCTGCACGAGACACGACGAATAGGGCCTGTGCCCCAGC harbors:
- a CDS encoding response regulator, with amino-acid sequence MSDVNPSSRSVVLVVEDEPIVRLCAVIMLEDAGYEVLEAANADVALEILESRSDINIVFTDVNMPGSIDGLRLAYAVRERWPPIELIVTSGRYTGQECKLPSRGRFLVKPYSDHSLMLAIEGF
- a CDS encoding PAS domain S-box protein, which encodes MNDIVVEAADIGIFVLDAERRIVKWNAWMATATQKAASDCVGRTLAEVFPESVSPRLQSAISEAFESGSSSLLTQALHSKMLPLRTPAGFELIHNTSIRPLGHRPYSSCLVQIVDVTASVHRERVLRARQDARYRAVVNSALDAILTLDAEGIIQLANPAAAQQFGYSPEELVGRALSPILEDQDEWSEIWHGLLKGDVLTRPIEVIARCKDGSATYLEVTASRWRSDSRTFVTAIFRDANERKAAEAELRGLNLTLELRVAERTADRDRMWRLSTDLMGVLQLDGTINATNPAWTRILGWTECELVGANLADFVVPAQQAELRRILRALGDGTPPEPFVLQLCARDAGARWIEWSAVASEDLLQAVGRDITAEREAEQALLLAEDALRQSQKMEAVGQLTGGIAHDFNNMLTGVIGSIDIVKRRVAAGRFTDLSRFMDAASVSALRAAALTQRLLAFSRRQSLDSKPTNVNVLVGSLEDLLSRTTGESIRLRVELDHDLPFAVVDGNQLESAILNLAINARDAMPDGGDLTVRTRLAELGAADVVATPDMKAGSYIVIAVSDTGVGMSADLLTKVFEPFFTTKPVGHGTGLGLSMVYGFARQSNGQVQIKSQPGAGTSVELYLPVADSQATGDADAVLATHGGSGQRVLVVEDDEAVRMLVREILQELGYTPIEAPEAQAAIRILASPEQIDLMISDVGLPGMNGRQLAEVARQQRPALPILFLTGYAENAAIRSGFLGTNMAMITKPFAIETLSAKIGEMLTTGSLRIVD